A segment of the Diachasmimorpha longicaudata isolate KC_UGA_2023 chromosome 5, iyDiaLong2, whole genome shotgun sequence genome:
ttcaattcatttaTCAATTCCCCAGATTGTTCAAAGTGACGATACATTGCACACTCCTCACGTTTTCCCACACATCGAGAATGATGATTCCTCGGGACACAGGAAAATACCTCCAGACACCCCTGATAACCCTtgtgaaatatcgaaaaatgtCACGAGCACGACCATGATTACTAAAACGACTGAGACTGTTGTCATCCAGGAGGCTGATACCTCTGTTCCACCTCTCATAGCAGCGCCATCGAGCAGTCTGTGAGTTTTAATTGACTAATCAAGTTTCTTGAATTAGTTGGGTTTTAGTGGCGAAACTTTGTGGTTTGGGATATTATCATTTGAGAAGCACTCCAgacattcaattttaaatagtTTAGGTAGTTGATTAGTTTGTCTCTTTGCGGGTTCCAAGCCAAATGGAATAGAATAATCCGGCTgtgattatatattttataaattccgATGTAGACAGAGAAGAAACAAATCACTACGTTTTATGCTCTTACGAAGTCTACATGTAGTGGGGCAATAATATTTTAGAATCTCAACATTGGAATAATCAAATTTCTAATGAGATATCAACCAGAATTATGAGGATTCACTCTCTTAATTAGTTGATAAATTTGATAGATCTGTTTGACTTTATCGGTCCAATTGAAGGGATATCAAGCAAATGAGAAAGCATATAACTGCAACGTCGGGGGAATTTATAATTCCCAACTCAACTCAGAACTCATATTTGATCCATTTAATTTCCAGAAGATAAACGAATTCATGATTtcttttctattaattttcctcTGGTTTTTCTCACTTTGATTTCATCTGATTCTCAAAGTTTGCGATAAATTTCACGAGTTGCCCGTTCGATTGGACTCTTGAAGCATTGAAGAAACCCCTGAGAGAATAATTCAACAACTACTTTGCTTTCACTCGAATAACTCACCCACTGAATCTCTCATTTATGCAGATCAATAAACGGTGAGCAAGTTCAACTTATACTGAAAATGGACGATGGTAAATTGATGCCACTGTCAGCAATTCCTGTTTGTGGTTCAAACAGTGTCCCTGAGATTACGAGTCAGCCTATGAAACCACAGACAATCGTTATAAAAACGAATTCTCCGGTTAAATGCCCACAAACTGCAGATGTGAAGAAGGGGAGACTGTCTCTGGCAAAAATGGTAAGTGCATGGAACTGTCATATCTACCAGGGCTGAATGCCATTCTATGTGAAATGTTAATATCTAATGTTGATGTCAACCTTTTAGAAATTGAAACAGGTACTTTCGAAAAATGAGTCTTCCTCCCTGCTGGAAAATCCGGACGAAAACCAAAATTTGGGAGAGTCCCTTCGAACAACTAAACCCCAAGATCTCCACAAAAAACAAGACATACTGGCTAGAAATCGTGCCAGTTCTATGCGAGCCCGTGCGAAACGAAAGCAGTGGGTCCAACAGCTTCAGAAATCCTTACACAATGCCAACGAGTTGAATGGAGCTCTCCAGTTAGAGATAAAATCCCTTCGTTCTGAAGTTGCGAATCTCAAGACACTCCTCTTAGGCCACAAAGACTGTCCCATCACGAAGGCTATGGAGAAAGGTAAATCCAATTAGTCGACACAAGTCAATCCCTGGAcgcagaaaaaattattcatgaaatttttattgaaaagttTTGAATGAGTAATTAACATGGgattatcatttattattacTGACAAATTATTTAACGTCTCAAATATCCAATGGAATGAATAGAAATTAGGATAATTCGAGTCAATATTTTAGCAGATTTTAATAGGAAACTCGagtaaatttattcaattgacaTTTCATGACATTTCCATAATTCCAGCCACGGACGTCATTGTAGACCCCCAGGTGATTTCAGTAATTCCTCATTTCCTGCATGCATCTCCAATCCCTCTGACCTCGCCAGGGCCTCCAGCAAAGCGAAAAAACTCGAACGAACCTGCAAAACCTGCAAAACGAAAACCATCAAAACTCAACCAGAACCAATCGATTATCCTTCCAAAAGTTGACGAGAAAAATCTACCATTCTGCGTGACGAAGCTTATACGAAATCCCTCTGAGCCACTGAAGGTCATGGAGTTTTCTCAGATCCATGAGAAGAGGCCCAAGTCAATCCTCATTTTGCAGAATTCCTCCTTCCGAAAAGCTCAGTCCGTCAACTCTCGTCAGATTATCCAGGTAGATCAGAGCCTGCAATTGATGAATGTCGCTTCGAAGATCACAGGAACATAATTCTAAAGAAGCTTATCTTCTCCAAGAAAAACTAACTGCACTGCTTCAACTTCAACAAGTGTTTTCTGTgagtaaaaatgaattctcATGAAAAGTTGACTATTTTGTTCTGTTTTATTCGAGACGTAAATACGTTGAAGTCAAACAGTTATCCAGAAGCAGATACATCGTAAAGTGGACGACGCTGAGTGAAATCCATCGTTGTCAGCTGGATAAAACTTTGTTGTCATTTGTCACCAAGTATTATGTATTTTCTAGTTCATTATATTTTCTATGTTAATTGCACCGGGGAGTGCATGTTCTATTAAATATGTTATTTATGCCAGACTTTTTATTGTTCATTACCAATCGATATTTTTCGGTTATTgaagtaattaataaaaatgttgatgGAATCAGTTTGGTATGTTATATTATCTCAGGAATGATTGGTTTGAGGaaggaattactttttttatataattttttatatgataaatataatgaaaagatttttttttctaaaatcactCGTTGTCGAGATAATAACCCTGAAACTACAtcatttttcacatttaatttaattcaattaatccaCACCAAGTGGTGATTATTCTGTTCTATTTTTGACAGAGTGACCTCGAGAAATAAGCGCCGTTGAAGTCCAGTATTTGCCCGCAAAAAATTACTTCTCAGTACTCGACACAGAGTATAGCCGGTGGCCATTAATTTCAGTTGGCTAGAGCATTACAATTTCCTGACAAATGTTACGCATTACctagtacaattttttttatgttcattGCATCGGCGAGTGCTTTTTCTAATGAGGATCTTGTTTATGCCAGACTGTTTATTGTTCATTACGAGTTCATTATTTTCTTGTATTATAGTTATTGAGGAAGGCCATTCAAATATGATGCTGACGTTTTTCCTTGGCGATCTATTTTATCTCACGAGTGATTCTACCAGAAGATTCACGATTTGTTTTCCGAACGAGCGATAATACAATCATGACTCAATCTCTTTATTTAATCCAAAAAtgcttttttttgcaaattttccCCCTCGAACCATCGGTTCCTCTTAGCCTAATTCAATTCAACAATCAATTCGACAAGGGACGcagtatttaataattgaactcatgtttttcattgtaggtatatcatttttatttaatccaGAAGTAAGCTATCAAAACAGAAAAAGGTAGAAGAAAAACGAGACACAAAATTCGGTTTACTCAGCAATTATAATgcagaaaatttatggaacgGTGTGATAATTATTAACACCGTGATGAGGAATGATGAATCGGTCGTGATTGAGGTAAAATACACcaaatttcttttcgtgtacCTCTAAGTATTTCGATTGCCGATGGCGCTGAGCATGAGAACAGTTTAAAACAAAAGACACCCCATATTGAATTGAAGCCATAGGCATATACAAGCCCACTGAAGCACAATACTATACTAAATTAATACCAGTCATTTGGGCGATTAACTAGCATTAAAACACGTTGATTATCTCACTCCCGTTATTCATTGAATTGAGTAACACCTCGTGTTCATCCCAGTGACGTGAGCTCCTCAATTAAACTCCGAGACACACAAAAACaaaggaaaattaataaaccatTAACACTGATGATACTCTCCTCCGATTAACGGTCACTTCACATGACATTTATTTTCCCCGCGTTCCGAAGTCTTCCGATGTATATGTAACCCTCGGGCCCTTATCAGTTCTCCGTCCAGTCGAGACGACCATTTACACCGGACAAGAGAATGATAAGGGGCTTTAGGCACGTGCGATGCTCTCGCTGAGTAAATTTCTTCCGAAGAACATTCTCCACACTTCTACCTGCAGCTAttcccacaatttttctctcctcattcctgaaaaaaaaaaaatgaaacactcAAACGAAAATTCCGTGTATTTGTCAGAGACGGAAACGTCGAGATAACTCCGTTGAATCGTCACGGGCATGTCTCCAAGGCATAAAAGAACACCCGaaacattgagaaaaaaaaatgtatgaaatAGAATTGACTCACTGTAGCGAGATAGAACGGATACACTGGCCATTGCGGACTATCGGGGTTTGCTTTCTCGACAAATATCGTCGACAACGGTTTTCCTATGCGATGATAAGAGCCACCAGCGATAAGGATAAAAACACCATTGGCGTACCTCTCTGCCCCcacaattcaaaaaattatttcgtttaAACTATCGCTCTTCCAAGTTTCACACGACTGAACTATTTTTACGCCTCTTGATTCCCTCTCCCATTCTCAACAGTTGTACCAAACTTTTGGAATAACGAATACACTCGCATTCTCTTGGTTTACTCATATGTGACTTGATCATAAATAACTCAAATAACCGGCCAGATTACGAGGTACTAGGGCAAAAAAAGTGGGAGGCTACactgaaaaaatggggaatgTGATGTT
Coding sequences within it:
- the Atf-2 gene encoding cyclic AMP-dependent transcription factor ATF-2 isoform X2 codes for the protein MPSSFTNEDHLVVHRKKHDMILNLGSNKTGVFVADQTPTPTRFIRNCEEMGLFQDLQNVNPFEETFRRAVESGKLGSLPESEIVQSDDTLHTPHVFPHIENDDSSGHRKIPPDTPDNPCEISKNVTSTTMITKTTETVVIQEADTSVPPLIAAPSSSLSINGEQVQLILKMDDGKLMPLSAIPVCGSNSVPEITSQPMKPQTIVIKTNSPVKCPQTADVKKGRLSLAKMKLKQVLSKNESSSLLENPDENQNLGESLRTTKPQDLHKKQDILARNRASSMRARAKRKQWVQQLQKSLHNANELNGALQLEIKSLRSEVANLKTLLLGHKDCPITKAMEKATDVIVDPQVISVIPHFLHASPIPLTSPGPPAKRKNSNEPAKPAKRKPSKLNQNQSIILPKVDEKNLPFCVTKLIRNPSEPLKVMEFSQIHEKRPKSILILQNSSFRKAQSVNSRQIIQVDQSLQLMNVASKITGT
- the Atf-2 gene encoding cyclic AMP-dependent transcription factor ATF-2 isoform X1 is translated as MGESEKPFACPSPGCNMSFTNEDHLVVHRKKHDMILNLGSNKTGVFVADQTPTPTRFIRNCEEMGLFQDLQNVNPFEETFRRAVESGKLGSLPESEIVQSDDTLHTPHVFPHIENDDSSGHRKIPPDTPDNPCEISKNVTSTTMITKTTETVVIQEADTSVPPLIAAPSSSLSINGEQVQLILKMDDGKLMPLSAIPVCGSNSVPEITSQPMKPQTIVIKTNSPVKCPQTADVKKGRLSLAKMKLKQVLSKNESSSLLENPDENQNLGESLRTTKPQDLHKKQDILARNRASSMRARAKRKQWVQQLQKSLHNANELNGALQLEIKSLRSEVANLKTLLLGHKDCPITKAMEKATDVIVDPQVISVIPHFLHASPIPLTSPGPPAKRKNSNEPAKPAKRKPSKLNQNQSIILPKVDEKNLPFCVTKLIRNPSEPLKVMEFSQIHEKRPKSILILQNSSFRKAQSVNSRQIIQVDQSLQLMNVASKITGT